A stretch of DNA from Microvirgula aerodenitrificans DSM 15089:
AAGGCGCCTTCGTTCGCGTAGCTCCAGACCGGTTTGCGCTGTCCCATGGCCTTGAGCCGGTCGGTCAGGGCGAACAGGCCGGCGACTTCGCCGCCCGGGCTGTCGATTTCGAGTAGCACGGCGTTGACCTCGGGATCGTTCATCGCCTGGTCGACCAGACTCGCGGTGCGGTCGTAGCTGCTCATGCCGCACAGCGCATCGAGCCAGCCGCCGCGCTGCACGAGCGGGCCGAACACCGGGATCAGGGCGACGCCCTTGCCGACGACTGCGTATGGCCTGCGCGCAGGCTGCTCGCCGGTACCCGACCGGCCGCCACTGCTTGCCTCGGACCGCCAGGCGAGCCCGCCGGCCAGGGCCGCAGCCATTGCCTGATGCAGGGCCTCGGCCTTGTCGGGCAGCAGCATCAGCGGGGCGTTGTACAGCCGGCCGAGCAGGCGCGCGTATTTCAGGTCGTGGGGCTGCATTTCAGCATCCCCCGTTCGATCTGGCGTCGGCGGCGGGCGACTTCGCGCGGCCCGCCGCCGACGGGGCGGCCGGTGCTGTACAGCGTGATGACGGGCGCCGTGGCCGGTCGGTGCAGGCGGAACCGCTCGGCCAGACGGTGGAACAGCGAGCGCAGGCGGGTGAGGATGCGCATGGCGATCTCCCATAAAAAAGCCGCCCGGGGCAGGCGGCTTGCAGTGGTGAAGAGGGTCAACGGGCGCTGAGCCAGTCCTCGGCAGACAGGTCATCGTCGGCCGGCAGGTAGCGCTGGCCGGTCAGCGTGGCGAGGTAGCCGCTGGCGCGAACCTGTTCGCCCACGCGCCAGTGCAGTTGCAGGGCCAGGGCCCGGCTGGCGGGCCAGTCGGCGCGGGCAATGAGCTTGCCGTCGCGGGCGTCGTTGAGGGCTTGTTCGAATTTCATGGCATGTCTTTCCTGTTGTTATCAATGCCACAGGTATGTTCCGCAGGGGGGCGCGTACGGCCTCAGCCCGGCGGGTCGGTCTGGCTGCCGGCACCGTTCTCCTGGTGGCGGTGACCGAGGAACGATTTGCCGCGGGCAACGAAGTCGGCGAGGGTTTCCACCAGGCCGTTGAACACGGCCTTGCCGCCCGCGCCGCCGCCCTGGGTAATGCCGCCGCCGATTTCCAGGTTGTTGCTGACCTTGACCAGCGGCGCGTCGAGGGTGATGTCGGTCGCGGCCTTGAGGCTGGCAGCGGCCGAGGTTTCGACGCTGATGTCGCTGCTGGTCTTGATCCGCAGCCGGCCGCTGTCGCGGTCGAACTCGAATTCGCTGCCGTCGGCCATCTTCCAGTGCCACAGCGCCGGGTTGCTGGTGGCCGGGGCGTCGACGTCGCTGTAGACCTCGCCGAGCACGACGCCGTCCTCGATGTTTTCGTCGACCACGCAGGCGACCAGCGCGCCTTCGTCCGGCGCGTGGTGTGCCTTGTCACGGTGTGCACGCGGCACGATGACTTTCAGCGGCTGGCTGACCATGCCGTCGAGGTCGTCGAAGCGCACGCAGATGCGGCCGGCGTCGGTCACGCTGACCACGGTGCCGAACTTAAGCAGTGCTGCCTGGGCCTTGTCCGTCATCGGCGCCTTTCACGTTCTGGTTTTCGACAAAGGTCACCGGGGCGACGGCGGCCAGTGAGGCCGGGTCAATGCCGAGTTCGCGCAGCCGGGTGAGTTCCCGCGCCCGCTGTTCGAGCACTTCTTCCCAGTCCAGTCCTTGCTCGGCGCACTCGGCCTCCAGTGTGCTGATGCCGGCGTTCATGCGGATCTGCGCCGCCTGGGCTTCCTTGACCGGGTCCACCCAGCCGCGACCGGGGCCGATCCACTTGCTGCGGCAGTAGGCCGCGCGGTGTTCATAGAAGCCGGGGGCGTCGATCAGGCCGGCATTGACCGCTTCTTCCAGCCACAGCTCGTAGCACGGCTGTGCCCAGTAGTCGGCCAGCTTTTCGCGCCGGCCACGGAAGGTGCGCCAGGCTTCCAGCAGCGCGGCCCGCGCACTGGAGTAGTTGGTCTTGCTGAAGTCCTTCAGCAGCAGCTCGTAGGGCAGGCCCATCGATGCGGCGATATGGCGCATGACG
This window harbors:
- a CDS encoding phage baseplate assembly protein V, which gives rise to MTDKAQAALLKFGTVVSVTDAGRICVRFDDLDGMVSQPLKVIVPRAHRDKAHHAPDEGALVACVVDENIEDGVVLGEVYSDVDAPATSNPALWHWKMADGSEFEFDRDSGRLRIKTSSDISVETSAAASLKAATDITLDAPLVKVSNNLEIGGGITQGGGAGGKAVFNGLVETLADFVARGKSFLGHRHQENGAGSQTDPPG
- a CDS encoding Thoeris anti-defense Tad2 family protein, which produces MKFEQALNDARDGKLIARADWPASRALALQLHWRVGEQVRASGYLATLTGQRYLPADDDLSAEDWLSAR